A single genomic interval of Polynucleobacter necessarius harbors:
- the folK gene encoding 2-amino-4-hydroxy-6-hydroxymethyldihydropteridine diphosphokinase — MARAFIGFGGNIGDTGQLITDAIVCLALPSELQILEKSCFYQSVPVEATGGDYINAVIEVETELTPYGLLHVCQTIEQEFGRERHYTNAPRTFDLDILSFEGVIQNETE; from the coding sequence ATGGCACGAGCTTTTATCGGATTTGGCGGCAATATCGGCGACACGGGTCAGCTCATTACTGATGCCATTGTTTGCTTGGCTTTGCCCTCTGAACTGCAGATCCTGGAAAAAAGCTGCTTTTACCAAAGCGTTCCGGTAGAGGCGACTGGCGGCGACTACATCAATGCCGTCATTGAAGTCGAGACCGAACTAACTCCCTATGGCCTTCTCCATGTTTGCCAAACCATTGAACAAGAGTTTGGTCGCGAGCGGCACTATACCAATGCTCCGCGTACCTTCGATCTGGATATCCTCTCCTTTGAGGGAGTTATCCAAAACGAGACAGAGTGA
- the panB gene encoding 3-methyl-2-oxobutanoate hydroxymethyltransferase: MSYLQGDKPITITKLLAMHAEGEKISMLTAYDSTMSALLNRCGVETILIGDSLGNVIQCHSSTIPVTVEQVAYHTECVARANTHAFVIADLPFASYGDPIQALDSAATLMRAGSDMVKLEGGGEWQVEVIRHLVERSVPVCAHLGLLPQSVHVLGGYKVQGKSKDAASIMLEQALACQEAGAQMLLLEAIPSSLGERITAELPIPTIGIGAGPDCSGQVLVLQDMLGISPGKPPKFVKNFMDGHQSVEAAIKAYVREVKSGKFPGPEHGFAG, from the coding sequence ATGAGTTACTTACAGGGCGATAAGCCAATCACAATCACCAAGCTCCTCGCAATGCATGCTGAGGGTGAAAAAATTTCTATGCTCACAGCATATGACTCAACCATGTCCGCCCTTCTCAATCGCTGCGGAGTGGAAACGATTCTGATTGGTGACTCGCTCGGCAATGTGATTCAATGTCATTCGAGCACAATACCCGTTACCGTGGAACAAGTGGCTTATCACACCGAGTGCGTAGCGCGCGCCAACACCCATGCCTTTGTGATCGCCGACCTTCCATTTGCCAGTTATGGTGATCCAATACAAGCGTTAGATTCAGCGGCAACTTTGATGCGCGCGGGCTCAGATATGGTCAAACTGGAAGGTGGTGGCGAATGGCAAGTCGAAGTCATTCGTCATTTAGTGGAGCGCAGTGTTCCTGTCTGCGCGCACCTAGGCTTATTGCCACAATCCGTGCACGTCTTAGGTGGATACAAGGTTCAAGGCAAATCCAAAGATGCTGCAAGCATCATGCTTGAACAAGCACTTGCTTGTCAGGAAGCTGGCGCTCAAATGCTTTTGCTGGAAGCCATCCCTTCATCACTAGGCGAAAGAATTACTGCCGAACTACCTATCCCAACGATTGGTATTGGCGCTGGTCCAGATTGCTCTGGTCAAGTATTGGTGCTGCAAGATATGTTGGGCATAAGCCCAGGCAAGCCACCCAAGTTTGTCAAAAACTTTATGGATGGCCACCAGTCTGTGGAAGCCGCAATTAAGGCTTATGTACGAGAAGTGAAGTCCGGGAAATTTCCCGGACCTGAGCATGGCTTTGCAGGCTAA
- the dnaJ gene encoding molecular chaperone DnaJ — translation MPKSKRDFYEVLGVAKGASDEELKKAYRKLAMKHHPDRNPDSKTSEAQFKEVKEAYETLTDPNKRAAYDQYGHAGVDPSMGGGFGGGGFGGGGFADAFGDIFGDIFGQGGGRQSGPQVYKGADLRYNMDITLEQAAEGYTTQIRVPSWSNCKPCHGTGAEPGTKAETCTTCGGHGQVRVQQGFFSMQQTCPKCRGTGEYILKPCKTCHGSGKHKEQKTLEIKIPAGIDDGMRVRSVGNGEPGMNGGPAGDLYVEVRVKPHTVFERDGSDLHVQMPISFATATIGGEIEVPTLSGRVEFPIPEGTQTGKTFRLRNKGIKGLRSTLVGDLFVHVLVETPVKLTDEQKKLLQKFDDSLKSGGDKHSPQQKGWFDGVKSFFS, via the coding sequence GTGCCTAAAAGTAAACGCGATTTTTATGAAGTGCTTGGTGTGGCAAAAGGTGCCAGCGATGAAGAGCTCAAAAAAGCTTATCGTAAGTTGGCAATGAAGCATCACCCAGATCGCAACCCCGATAGCAAAACATCCGAAGCCCAATTTAAAGAGGTTAAGGAAGCCTACGAAACCTTAACTGACCCTAATAAGCGCGCTGCTTATGATCAATATGGTCATGCGGGGGTCGATCCATCTATGGGTGGCGGCTTTGGCGGGGGTGGTTTTGGAGGCGGTGGATTTGCTGATGCCTTTGGCGACATCTTCGGTGATATTTTCGGTCAAGGTGGCGGTCGTCAATCTGGTCCACAGGTTTATAAGGGCGCAGACTTGCGCTACAACATGGACATTACGCTCGAGCAGGCTGCCGAAGGGTATACGACCCAAATTCGTGTGCCTAGCTGGAGCAATTGCAAACCTTGTCATGGCACTGGTGCGGAGCCGGGAACTAAAGCGGAAACATGTACTACTTGTGGCGGTCATGGTCAGGTGCGTGTACAGCAAGGTTTCTTCTCCATGCAACAAACTTGCCCCAAGTGTCGTGGCACTGGCGAGTACATTCTGAAGCCTTGCAAAACTTGTCATGGCAGTGGAAAACATAAAGAGCAGAAGACACTGGAAATCAAAATCCCCGCAGGCATTGATGATGGCATGCGCGTGCGCTCTGTTGGCAATGGCGAACCAGGTATGAATGGTGGTCCAGCCGGCGATCTTTATGTAGAGGTGCGCGTCAAGCCACACACAGTTTTTGAACGTGATGGCAGCGATTTACATGTGCAGATGCCGATCTCGTTTGCAACTGCGACTATCGGCGGTGAAATCGAGGTGCCAACTCTTTCTGGGCGCGTGGAGTTTCCGATTCCAGAGGGAACGCAGACGGGCAAAACATTCCGTTTGCGCAATAAAGGAATTAAAGGCTTGCGCTCAACTTTGGTGGGTGATCTCTTCGTGCATGTTCTGGTTGAGACCCCAGTGAAATTGACTGACGAGCAGAAGAAATTACTGCAGAAGTTTGACGATAGCCTCAAATCTGGTGGCGACAAACATAGCCCTCAGCAAAAGGGTTGGTTTGACGGTGTGAAGAGCTTCTTTAGTTAA
- the dnaK gene encoding molecular chaperone DnaK: MGKIIGIDLGTTNSCVSVVENNAPKVVENAEGARTTPSIIAYVEDGEVLVGAPAKRQSVTNPKNTIYAVKRLMGRKFTDPEVQKDIGLMPYAIIQADNGDAWVEACDKKMAPQQVSAEILRKMKKTAEDYLSEEVTEAVITVPAYFNDSQRQATKDAGRIAGLDVKRIINEPTAAALAFGLDKQDKVDRKIAVYDLGGGTFDVSIIEIANVDGEKQFEVLSTNGDTFLGGEDFDQRIIDWIIAEFKKEQGVDLSKDVLALQRLKDAAEKAKIELSSAQQTEINLPYVTADASGPKHLNLKLTRAKLESLVEELINRTAGPCLTAIKDAGVNVADIDDVILVGGQTRMPAVQDKVKEIFGKEPRKDVNPDEAVAVGAAIQGSVLSGDRKDVLLLDVTPLSLGIETLGGVMTKMIPKNTTIPTKHSQVYSTAEDNQPAVTIKCFQGEREMAAANKLLGEFNLEGIAPAQRGMPQIEVTFDIDANGILHVTAKDKTTGKENKITIKANSGLTEEEIQRMVKDAEANAAEDKKALELVTARNTADALAHSTKKALEEHGASLEASENEAIEAALKDLDEAIKGSDKEAIDAKTEALGKVSQKLGEKVMAAEQAKAGGAAAGVAPGVAPDADVLDADFKEVDDKK; encoded by the coding sequence ATGGGAAAGATTATCGGTATCGACTTAGGAACCACCAATTCATGCGTTTCAGTCGTTGAAAACAATGCACCTAAAGTTGTTGAGAACGCAGAAGGCGCTCGCACAACCCCATCCATCATCGCTTACGTTGAGGATGGCGAAGTATTGGTTGGTGCGCCCGCAAAGCGTCAGTCAGTAACCAATCCTAAAAACACTATCTACGCAGTGAAGCGCTTGATGGGTCGTAAATTTACTGATCCTGAGGTGCAAAAAGATATTGGCTTAATGCCATACGCAATTATTCAAGCAGATAATGGTGATGCTTGGGTTGAGGCATGTGACAAGAAAATGGCGCCACAACAAGTGTCCGCTGAAATCTTGCGCAAGATGAAGAAAACCGCTGAAGACTATCTTAGTGAAGAAGTGACAGAAGCGGTGATTACGGTTCCTGCATACTTCAATGACAGTCAACGTCAAGCCACTAAAGATGCCGGTCGTATCGCTGGTTTAGATGTAAAGCGCATCATTAACGAGCCAACTGCGGCAGCCTTGGCATTTGGCCTGGACAAGCAAGACAAAGTGGATCGTAAGATCGCTGTGTATGACTTGGGTGGCGGTACATTTGACGTGTCCATTATTGAGATTGCCAACGTTGACGGTGAGAAGCAATTTGAAGTGCTCTCTACTAACGGCGATACCTTCTTGGGTGGTGAAGACTTCGATCAACGCATCATTGACTGGATCATTGCCGAGTTCAAGAAAGAGCAAGGCGTTGATTTGAGCAAAGACGTATTGGCATTGCAACGTTTGAAAGACGCTGCTGAAAAAGCTAAGATCGAATTGTCATCCGCACAACAAACTGAAATCAATTTGCCATATGTGACAGCCGATGCTAGTGGTCCTAAGCATTTGAATTTGAAATTGACCCGCGCCAAGTTGGAGTCTTTAGTGGAAGAGTTGATCAATCGTACGGCTGGTCCTTGCTTAACCGCGATTAAAGATGCTGGCGTAAACGTAGCTGATATTGACGACGTAATTTTGGTTGGCGGTCAAACTCGTATGCCTGCGGTTCAAGACAAGGTAAAAGAAATCTTTGGTAAAGAGCCACGTAAAGACGTTAACCCGGACGAAGCAGTTGCCGTTGGTGCTGCAATTCAAGGTTCCGTGTTATCCGGCGATCGTAAAGACGTATTGCTCTTGGACGTTACCCCATTGTCATTGGGTATCGAGACTCTTGGTGGCGTAATGACCAAGATGATTCCCAAGAACACTACCATTCCGACTAAGCATTCACAGGTTTACTCCACTGCCGAAGACAACCAGCCTGCTGTAACTATTAAGTGCTTCCAGGGTGAACGTGAGATGGCTGCTGCGAACAAGCTGCTCGGTGAATTCAATCTTGAAGGTATTGCTCCAGCACAACGCGGTATGCCACAAATTGAAGTGACCTTTGATATCGATGCCAATGGTATTTTGCATGTAACAGCAAAAGACAAAACTACTGGCAAAGAGAACAAGATCACCATTAAGGCGAACTCTGGCTTGACCGAAGAAGAAATTCAACGCATGGTTAAAGATGCTGAAGCCAATGCCGCTGAAGATAAGAAGGCTTTGGAGTTGGTTACTGCGCGCAATACTGCAGATGCCTTGGCTCACTCAACCAAGAAAGCTTTGGAAGAGCATGGCGCTAGCTTAGAAGCTTCCGAAAACGAAGCCATTGAAGCAGCTCTCAAGGACTTAGACGAAGCGATCAAAGGTAGCGATAAAGAAGCCATTGATGCCAAGACCGAAGCTTTGGGTAAAGTAAGTCAGAAGTTGGGCGAAAAAGTCATGGCTGCTGAACAAGCTAAAGCTGGTGGGGCCGCTGCTGGTGTCGCTCCTGGCGTAGCACCTGACGCTGATGTGCTTGATGCTGACTTTAAAGAGGTTGATGACAAGAAGTAA
- the grpE gene encoding nucleotide exchange factor GrpE: protein MTQENQNPSPEQENSAADPVASEAASAEPVTKTPEQEIAELNQKIGELQDNFLRAKAEGENIRRRAVEDIAKAHKFAIESFAEHLVPVTDSLYAALSTDAGDAKAFKEGLEITLKQLLSAFEKGLMTEINPTIGDKFDPYHHQAIASVPSAQESNTVVSVLQRGYTVADRVLRPALVTVSAPK from the coding sequence ATGACACAAGAAAATCAAAACCCATCCCCAGAACAAGAAAATTCTGCCGCCGATCCAGTTGCAAGTGAAGCAGCGTCGGCCGAGCCGGTTACGAAAACTCCAGAGCAAGAGATCGCCGAATTGAATCAAAAAATTGGCGAGCTGCAGGATAATTTCTTGCGTGCTAAAGCTGAGGGGGAAAACATTCGCCGCCGTGCTGTGGAAGATATTGCTAAGGCGCACAAGTTTGCGATTGAAAGTTTTGCGGAGCATTTGGTGCCGGTGACTGATAGCCTCTATGCGGCATTGAGTACCGATGCTGGCGATGCCAAGGCTTTTAAAGAAGGTCTGGAGATTACCCTCAAGCAATTGCTCTCCGCTTTTGAAAAGGGTCTCATGACAGAAATTAATCCTACGATTGGGGATAAATTTGACCCGTATCACCATCAGGCCATCGCCTCAGTGCCTTCCGCACAAGAGTCAAATACCGTGGTTTCAGTTCTACAGCGAGGTTATACGGTCGCTGATCGCGTCCTCAGACCTGCTTTAGTGACGGTTAGCGCCCCAAAATAA
- the hemH gene encoding ferrochelatase yields the protein MNQNPHLRASKTAVLLLNLGTPSAPTSKAVRAYLKELLSDPRVVEIPRIIWWCILNGIILPIRSSASAKKYASIWLPKLGSPLMHYSRLQAKELSDQFANAGHTVLVDLAMRYGQPSTQVVLQDLKAQGMERLLLLPLYPQYSATTTASSFDEVFHVLSAWRDQPELRLVKHYHDNPAYISALRDQVLTSWDKEERPDFAKGDRLVMSFHGLPKCNLMKGDPYHCECLKTGRLLGESLGLEIGQYIVTFQSRFGKAEWLKPYTVPTIEKLAKEGCQRVDIFCPGFPADCLETLEEIAMETREIFLEHGGKDYRYIPCLNSNPKWIEALGDIAHQHLQGWPLGVESDSELAQRNERAELAEKSKA from the coding sequence TTGAATCAGAACCCGCATTTACGCGCTTCCAAAACAGCAGTTCTGTTACTGAACTTGGGAACGCCATCGGCACCAACATCTAAAGCGGTGCGCGCCTATTTAAAAGAATTGCTGTCTGATCCCCGCGTGGTAGAAATTCCGCGCATCATTTGGTGGTGTATTTTGAACGGCATTATTTTGCCGATTCGTAGTAGTGCGTCTGCCAAAAAATATGCTTCTATTTGGTTGCCTAAATTGGGTTCCCCTTTAATGCATTACTCTCGTCTTCAAGCGAAAGAGCTTAGCGATCAATTTGCGAATGCGGGTCACACGGTTTTGGTGGATTTGGCGATGCGTTATGGGCAGCCTTCAACCCAGGTCGTCCTTCAGGACCTTAAGGCGCAAGGTATGGAGCGTTTATTGCTACTACCTTTGTATCCCCAGTATTCCGCTACCACTACAGCATCCAGCTTTGATGAAGTCTTCCACGTATTAAGTGCTTGGCGAGATCAACCTGAGTTGCGATTGGTAAAGCACTATCACGACAATCCTGCTTATATTTCTGCGTTACGTGATCAAGTCTTAACTAGTTGGGATAAAGAGGAGCGCCCTGATTTTGCCAAGGGCGATCGCTTAGTAATGTCATTTCACGGTCTGCCTAAGTGCAATCTGATGAAGGGTGATCCTTATCATTGTGAGTGTTTGAAAACTGGTCGCCTACTCGGAGAATCATTGGGTTTGGAGATTGGTCAATATATCGTGACCTTCCAATCACGCTTTGGTAAGGCGGAGTGGTTAAAGCCTTATACAGTCCCAACAATTGAAAAGCTGGCTAAAGAGGGTTGTCAGCGCGTCGATATTTTTTGCCCAGGATTCCCGGCGGACTGTTTAGAAACGCTTGAAGAAATTGCCATGGAAACCCGCGAAATATTCTTGGAGCATGGTGGCAAAGACTATCGCTATATCCCTTGTTTGAACAGCAACCCAAAGTGGATTGAGGCTTTAGGGGATATCGCTCACCAGCATTTGCAAGGCTGGCCTCTAGGGGTGGAGTCTGATAGTGAATTAGCTCAGCGCAATGAAAGAGCCGAATTAGCCGAAAAATCCAAGGCTTGA
- the hrcA gene encoding heat-inducible transcriptional repressor HrcA yields the protein MDERSSALFKTLIERYIEDGQPIGSRTLSRYSGLDLSAATLPNVMADLEDMGLVTSPHTSAGRIPTPRDYRLFVDTMVTVRPLEEMAAREVEKGLLPDSPQRVLTSAAQILSSLTHFAGVVMTTKRSQVFKHIEFLRLGEGKILLIMVMPEGDVQNRILPTIQDYTPSQLVEAGNFINIHCAGNSFDQVRLHLKSDLDNLRADISGLMASALQSGVADYDMGRGVLSGERRLLNVGDLSSHFDKLRKMFYILEQKSVLTQVLDVSSHADGIQIFIGGESDFLPYEDLAVISAPYSVDDQIVGTLGVMGPTRMAYDRVIPIADITSKLLSGALSS from the coding sequence ATGGATGAACGTTCCAGCGCCCTATTCAAAACCCTCATCGAGCGCTATATCGAGGATGGTCAGCCAATTGGCTCCCGTACTCTATCTAGATATTCTGGTTTAGACCTGTCGGCAGCCACTCTCCCTAATGTCATGGCCGATTTGGAGGATATGGGTCTAGTGACGAGCCCCCACACTTCCGCTGGCCGTATACCTACTCCAAGAGACTATCGATTGTTTGTGGATACCATGGTGACAGTTCGACCCCTGGAAGAAATGGCCGCCCGCGAGGTTGAAAAAGGCTTATTGCCGGATTCTCCGCAACGGGTCTTGACCTCCGCAGCGCAGATTTTGTCAAGCTTGACCCATTTTGCTGGTGTCGTGATGACCACAAAGCGTTCCCAGGTTTTTAAGCATATTGAGTTCTTGCGTTTGGGTGAGGGCAAAATTTTGTTGATTATGGTGATGCCAGAGGGTGATGTGCAAAATCGCATATTGCCCACCATTCAGGATTACACCCCAAGTCAACTCGTTGAAGCGGGTAATTTTATTAATATCCATTGTGCTGGAAACAGTTTTGATCAGGTGCGCCTGCATCTGAAATCCGACCTAGATAATTTGCGCGCCGATATCTCAGGTTTGATGGCCTCGGCGTTGCAAAGCGGTGTTGCTGATTACGATATGGGTCGCGGCGTGCTGTCTGGCGAACGTCGTTTATTGAATGTTGGTGATCTAAGTTCTCACTTCGATAAGTTGCGCAAGATGTTTTACATATTGGAGCAAAAATCAGTGTTGACGCAAGTGCTCGATGTATCAAGTCATGCGGATGGCATTCAGATCTTTATTGGAGGCGAGAGTGATTTTTTGCCCTATGAGGATCTGGCTGTGATCAGCGCCCCATATAGCGTTGATGACCAGATAGTCGGCACTCTTGGGGTCATGGGGCCAACCCGTATGGCGTACGACAGGGTGATCCCGATTGCCGATATCACCTCTAAATTATTGTCTGGCGCTTTAAGCTCCTAA
- a CDS encoding NAD kinase: MLSPSPNSTNKAFSRVALVGKFQADGIEAHLKDLAKLLSDLGCEAFIEFDTATHLALSGYPTKTVRDFVGEIDLVVVLGGDGTMLGLARQLAGSNVPLVGINMGRLGYMTDIPIQSVRTTLPKIIAGDYEADTRTLLDAVVLRNGKAINRALALNDVVVNRSGISGMVELAVYVNGSFMYNQRSDGLIVSTPTGSTAYALSAGGPILHPHVAGILLAPIAPHSLSNRPIVLPQDSVTVIEVVDGREVIVNFDMQSQTNLQSCDKIEVRQSNKTIDLLHPSNHSDYKTLREKLHWNEYPSTF; this comes from the coding sequence ATGTTAAGCCCATCCCCAAATTCCACCAATAAGGCATTTAGCCGGGTTGCGCTTGTCGGCAAATTCCAGGCTGATGGCATCGAAGCACACCTTAAAGACTTAGCTAAGTTGCTCTCTGACTTAGGTTGCGAGGCTTTTATTGAATTCGATACGGCTACCCATCTCGCTCTTTCTGGCTATCCAACCAAAACAGTACGTGACTTTGTGGGCGAAATTGATTTAGTAGTTGTTCTAGGTGGTGATGGCACCATGCTTGGTCTTGCCCGACAGTTGGCAGGTAGCAATGTTCCCTTGGTGGGAATTAATATGGGCCGACTGGGCTATATGACTGATATCCCAATCCAATCCGTTCGCACTACCTTACCAAAAATAATTGCAGGCGATTACGAAGCGGATACTCGCACTTTGTTGGATGCGGTTGTGCTTCGTAATGGCAAAGCAATTAATCGCGCCCTCGCCCTAAATGATGTGGTTGTTAATCGCTCTGGTATTTCTGGAATGGTAGAACTAGCAGTGTACGTTAATGGTTCGTTTATGTACAACCAACGTTCTGATGGCTTGATCGTATCTACTCCTACTGGCTCGACAGCGTATGCCCTCTCAGCCGGTGGCCCAATTTTGCATCCGCATGTGGCTGGCATTTTATTGGCGCCAATTGCTCCGCACTCACTCTCCAACCGCCCAATCGTTTTGCCGCAAGATAGCGTCACTGTCATTGAAGTGGTTGACGGTCGCGAAGTGATTGTCAATTTTGATATGCAATCCCAAACCAATTTACAAAGCTGCGATAAGATTGAAGTGCGCCAATCCAATAAAACAATTGATCTGCTTCATCCAAGCAATCACAGCGACTACAAAACCTTGCGCGAGAAGCTGCACTGGAATGAGTATCCGTCGACATTCTGA
- a CDS encoding AAA family ATPase has protein sequence MLQTISLRDFVIVDQLELDFSTGFTVLTGETGAGKSILLDALSLALGERADNSQIREGSNRAEIPALFRIEPDQAKALNQWLDAQGFPLEADGQSLVLKRTVEASGRSRA, from the coding sequence ATGCTTCAAACTATCTCACTTCGTGACTTTGTCATTGTCGATCAACTAGAGCTCGATTTTTCCACTGGATTTACAGTGCTCACCGGCGAGACCGGGGCTGGTAAATCCATACTGCTAGACGCGCTGAGCTTGGCGTTGGGAGAGCGCGCTGATAACAGCCAAATTCGCGAAGGTTCAAACCGAGCGGAAATCCCCGCCCTTTTCCGCATTGAACCAGACCAAGCCAAGGCCTTGAATCAATGGCTTGATGCGCAAGGTTTTCCGCTGGAGGCTGATGGCCAAAGCCTGGTACTCAAAAGAACAGTGGAGGCCAGCGGTCGTAGCCGGGCATGA